Proteins encoded together in one Rhinopithecus roxellana isolate Shanxi Qingling chromosome 3, ASM756505v1, whole genome shotgun sequence window:
- the LRRTM2 gene encoding leucine-rich repeat transmembrane neuronal protein 2 isoform X2 produces the protein MQPPMCSEEWLSSLHPELFYGLRKLQTLHLRSNSLRTIPVRLFWDCRSLEFLDLSTNRLRSLARNGFAGLIKLRELHLEHNQLTKINFAHFLRLSSLHTLFLQWNKISNLTCGMEWTWGTLEKLDLTGNEIKAIDLTVFETMPNLKILLMDNNKLNSLDSKILNSLRSLTTVGLSGNLWECSARICALASWLGSFQGRWEHSILCHSPDHTQGEDILDAVHGFQLCWNLSTTVTVMATTYKDPTTEYTKRISSSSYHVGDKEIPTTAGIAVTTEEHFPEPDNAIFTQRVITGTMALLFSFFFIIFIVFISRKCCPPTLRRIRQCSMVQNHRQLRSQTRLHMSNMSDQGPYNEYEPTHEGPFIIINGYGQCKCQQLPYKECEV, from the exons ATGCAGCCTCCAATGTGCTCAGAAGAATGG CTGTCATCTCTGCACCCAGAGCTCTTCTATGGCCTTCGGAAGCTGCAGACCTTGCATTTACGTTCCAACTCCCTGCGGACTATCCCAGTACGCCTGTTCTGGGACTGTCGTAGTCTGGAGTTTCTGGATTTGAGCACAAACCGTTTGCGAAGTTTGGCTCGCAATGGATTTGCAGGATTAATCAAACTGAGAGAGCTTCACCTAGAGCACAACCAGCTGACGAAGATTAATTTTGCTCATTTCCTACGGCTAAGCAGTCTGCACACGCTCTTCTTACAATGGAACAAAATCAGCAACTTGACATGTGGTATGGAGTGGACCTGGGGCACTTTAGAAAAGCTAGACCTGACTGGAAATGAAATCAAAGCCATCGACTTGACAGTGTTTGAAACGATGCCTAATCTTAAAATACTCCTCATGGATAACAACAAGTTAAACAGCCTTGATTCCAAGATCTTAAACTCCCTGAGATCCCTCACAACCGTGGGCCTCTCTGGCAATCTGTGGGAATGCAGCGCCCGAATATGTGCTCTGGCCTCCTGGCTGGGCAGTTTCCAAGGTCGGTGGGAGCACTCCATCCTATGCCACAGTCCTGACCACACCCAAGGAGAGGATATTCTAGATGCAGTCCATGGATTTCAGCTCTGCTGGAATTTGTCAACCACTGTCACTGTCATGGCTACAACTTATAAAGATCCAACCACTGAATATACAAAAAGAATAAGCTCATCAAGTTACCATGTGGGAGACAAAGAAATCCCAACTACTGCAGGCATAGCAGTTACTACCGAGGAACACTTTCCTGAACCAGACAATGCCATCTTCACTCAGCGGGTAATTACGGGAACAAtggctttattgttttctttcttttttattatttttatagtgttCATCTCCAGGAAGTGCTGCCCTCCCACTTTAAGAAGAATTAGGCAGTGCTCAATGGTTCAGAACCACAGGCAGCTCCGATCCCAAACACGACTCCATATGTCAAACATGTCAGACCAAGGACCGTATAATGAATATGAACCCACCCATGAAGGACCCTTCATCATCATTAATGGTTATGGACAGTGCAAGTGTCAGCAGCTGCCATACAAAGAATGTGAAGTATAA
- the LRRTM2 gene encoding leucine-rich repeat transmembrane neuronal protein 2 isoform X1, whose product MGLHFKWPLGAPMLAAIYAMSMVLKMLPALGMACPPKCRCEKLLFYCDSQGFHSVPNATDKGSLGLSLRHNHITELERDQFASFSQLTWLHLDHNQISTVKEDAFQGLYKLKELILSSNKIFYLPNTTFTQLINLQNLDLSFNQLSSLHPELFYGLRKLQTLHLRSNSLRTIPVRLFWDCRSLEFLDLSTNRLRSLARNGFAGLIKLRELHLEHNQLTKINFAHFLRLSSLHTLFLQWNKISNLTCGMEWTWGTLEKLDLTGNEIKAIDLTVFETMPNLKILLMDNNKLNSLDSKILNSLRSLTTVGLSGNLWECSARICALASWLGSFQGRWEHSILCHSPDHTQGEDILDAVHGFQLCWNLSTTVTVMATTYKDPTTEYTKRISSSSYHVGDKEIPTTAGIAVTTEEHFPEPDNAIFTQRVITGTMALLFSFFFIIFIVFISRKCCPPTLRRIRQCSMVQNHRQLRSQTRLHMSNMSDQGPYNEYEPTHEGPFIIINGYGQCKCQQLPYKECEV is encoded by the exons ATGG GCTTACATTTCAAGTGGCCATTAGGGGCCCCTATGCTGGCAGCAATATATGCAATGagtatggttttaaaaatgctGCCTGCCCTGGGTATGGCGTGTCCACCCAAATGCCGCTGCGAGAAGCTGCTCTTCTACTGCGACTCTCAGGGCTTCCACTCAGTGCCAAACGCTACAGACAAGGGCTCTCTGGGCCTGTCCCTGAGGCACAATCACATCACAGAGCTCGAAAGAGATCAATTTGCCAGCTTCAGTCAACTTACTTGGCTCCACTTAGATCACAATCAAATTTCAACAGTAAAAGAAGATGCTTTTCAAGGACTATATAAACTTAAGGAATTAATCTTAAGTtccaacaaaatattttacttgcCAAACACAACTTTTACCCAACTGATTAACCTGCAAAATTTGGACCTGTCTTTTAATCAGCTGTCATCTCTGCACCCAGAGCTCTTCTATGGCCTTCGGAAGCTGCAGACCTTGCATTTACGTTCCAACTCCCTGCGGACTATCCCAGTACGCCTGTTCTGGGACTGTCGTAGTCTGGAGTTTCTGGATTTGAGCACAAACCGTTTGCGAAGTTTGGCTCGCAATGGATTTGCAGGATTAATCAAACTGAGAGAGCTTCACCTAGAGCACAACCAGCTGACGAAGATTAATTTTGCTCATTTCCTACGGCTAAGCAGTCTGCACACGCTCTTCTTACAATGGAACAAAATCAGCAACTTGACATGTGGTATGGAGTGGACCTGGGGCACTTTAGAAAAGCTAGACCTGACTGGAAATGAAATCAAAGCCATCGACTTGACAGTGTTTGAAACGATGCCTAATCTTAAAATACTCCTCATGGATAACAACAAGTTAAACAGCCTTGATTCCAAGATCTTAAACTCCCTGAGATCCCTCACAACCGTGGGCCTCTCTGGCAATCTGTGGGAATGCAGCGCCCGAATATGTGCTCTGGCCTCCTGGCTGGGCAGTTTCCAAGGTCGGTGGGAGCACTCCATCCTATGCCACAGTCCTGACCACACCCAAGGAGAGGATATTCTAGATGCAGTCCATGGATTTCAGCTCTGCTGGAATTTGTCAACCACTGTCACTGTCATGGCTACAACTTATAAAGATCCAACCACTGAATATACAAAAAGAATAAGCTCATCAAGTTACCATGTGGGAGACAAAGAAATCCCAACTACTGCAGGCATAGCAGTTACTACCGAGGAACACTTTCCTGAACCAGACAATGCCATCTTCACTCAGCGGGTAATTACGGGAACAAtggctttattgttttctttcttttttattatttttatagtgttCATCTCCAGGAAGTGCTGCCCTCCCACTTTAAGAAGAATTAGGCAGTGCTCAATGGTTCAGAACCACAGGCAGCTCCGATCCCAAACACGACTCCATATGTCAAACATGTCAGACCAAGGACCGTATAATGAATATGAACCCACCCATGAAGGACCCTTCATCATCATTAATGGTTATGGACAGTGCAAGTGTCAGCAGCTGCCATACAAAGAATGTGAAGTATAA